A single region of the Hippopotamus amphibius kiboko isolate mHipAmp2 chromosome 6, mHipAmp2.hap2, whole genome shotgun sequence genome encodes:
- the LOC130855211 gene encoding uncharacterized protein LOC130855211 — protein sequence MCAFLGQAPQSPPSSAPSSRRRGPGARRRRDVARVLQNVNSPGEERRPQPGPRRPPGPLHFYRRRQRVRPGRRVPASRARAPGPLPAAALLRLQRRSAPRLPAVSIPGKGTTRSLLTAPTTTTVKNSETALPLGCRVLARVSRGGVEDPLPGEREGPLPSDSTDPVSPGSLARNPCFILHPSQGCTLGPAGFVAGEKFSFCREVPGLCSEAARDVLVGLEESCGVCTIGSKQAAPWWLTVGGKLATDGKACPNRPRQLTARLRRFAGAIEPLKQLC from the exons ATGTGCGCCTTCCTTGGCCAAGCCCCGCAGTCTCCACCCtcctccgccccctcctcccGGCGGCGGGGTCCCGGGGCGCGCCGGCGACGGGACGTCGCGCGAGTCCTGCAAAATGTCAACTCCCCGGGCGAGGAGAGGCGGCCGCAGCCAGGGCCGCGCCGCCCGCCCGGGCCGCTCCACTTTTATAGGCGCCGGCAGCGAGTGCGGCCCGGCCGCCGAGTCCCCGCCTCCCGGGCCCGAGCGCCCGGCCCGCTCCCGGCCGCTGCCCTCCTCCGGCTCCAGCGCCGCTCTGCGCCGCGTCTGCCAGCCG TGAGCATCCCAGGGAAAGGGACGACGAGAAGCCTACTGACAGCACCAACGACCACCACTGTCAAGAATTCAGAAACTGCCCTGCCCCTGGGGTGCAGAGTTTTAGCGCGCGTGTCAAGAGGAGGGGTTGAAGACCCCCTCCCTGGCGAGAGGGAGGGACCTCTTCCTTCAGACTCCACGGACCCTGTTTCCCCTGGGTCCTTGGCAAGAAATCCGTGCTTTATTCTTCACCCTTCACAAGGCTGCACTCTAGGACCTGCAGGTTTTGTAGCTGGAGAGAAGTTCTCCTTTTGCAGGGAAGTTCCTGGGCTTTGCTCTGAAGCTGCCCGGGATGTTTTGGTTGGTTTGGAGGAAAGCTGTGGAGTCTGCACCATTGGATCCAAACAGGCGGCCCCCTGGTGGCTAACTGTGGGTGGAAAGCTGGCCACTGACGGAAAAGCCTGCCCTAACAGGCCACGGCAGTTGACAGCCCGTCTTCGCAGGTTCGCAGGAGCCATAGAGCCGCTGAAACAACTTTGttga